In Malus sylvestris chromosome 15, drMalSylv7.2, whole genome shotgun sequence, a single genomic region encodes these proteins:
- the LOC126605845 gene encoding bifunctional protein FolD 2-like — protein MSFERPCCYSQHRSRRLCLSIRGYLELMLRSGISIKGNKAMIVGRSNIVGLPVSLLLLKVDATLTVVHSRTPDLESFIREADIIIADTGQAMMVGNS, from the exons ATGTCCTTCGAGAGGCCCTGTTGTTATTCCCAACATCGATCTCGTCGATTATGCCTATCAATTCGA GGCTATCTTGAACTTATGTTGCGGAGTGGGATAAGCATAAAGGGAAATAAGGCAATGATTGTTGGCAGAAGTAACATTGTTGGATTACCAGTTTCATTGCTGCTTTTGAAAGTAGATGCTACTCTTACCGTAGTCCATTCCCGCACACCTGATCTAGAGAGTTTCATTCGCGAAGCGGACATTATTATTGCTGACACAGGACAAGCAATGATGGTAGGCAATTCATAG